The following are encoded together in the Myxococcus virescens genome:
- the dnaK gene encoding molecular chaperone DnaK, with protein MGKVIGIDLGTTNSCVAVMEGGEPVVIPNSEGSRTTPSMVGFTDSGERLVGQIAKRQAITNPENTVFAAKRLIGRKFDSPEGKKAIGVSPFKVASSPNGDAWVEIRGKGYSPPEVSAIVLMKMKQTAEDYLGEQVSEAVITVPAYFNDSQRQATKDAGRIAGLNVLRIINEPTAAALAYGLDKVQEGGTERIAVYDLGGGTFDISILELNAGVFEVKSTNGDTFLGGEDFDQRLIDYLAKRFAEANNGLDLRKDRMALQRLKEAAERAKHELSSAPETEVNLPFITADASGPKHLTETVDRATFEALVTDLIDRTIEPCRIALKDAGIPAQQINQVLLVGGMTRMPRVQAKVKEFFGREPHKGINPDEVVAVGAAIQGGVLKGEVKDVLLLDVTPLSLGVETAGGVFTKIIDKNTTIPCKKSQVFSTAVDNQPLVSVHVLQGEREMAADNKTLARFELVGIPPAPRGVPQIEVSFDIDANGIVHVSAKDLGTGKVQQVRVVSNSGLSEAEIQAMISDAQSHASDDKKKKELAELRNNADGLIYTTEKSLEEYASLLSEKDREEIKADLERLKEVLNTSDVAVLKESFQRLEGSAYRIADAIYTGQAS; from the coding sequence ATGGGCAAGGTGATTGGAATCGACCTTGGGACGACCAACTCGTGCGTCGCCGTCATGGAGGGCGGCGAGCCGGTGGTCATCCCCAACAGCGAAGGCAGCCGGACCACGCCTTCCATGGTGGGCTTCACTGACTCCGGCGAGCGCCTGGTGGGGCAGATTGCCAAGCGGCAGGCCATCACCAACCCGGAGAACACTGTCTTCGCGGCGAAGCGGCTCATCGGCCGCAAGTTCGACTCGCCCGAAGGCAAGAAGGCCATTGGCGTGTCGCCCTTCAAGGTGGCCTCCAGCCCCAACGGCGACGCGTGGGTGGAGATTCGCGGCAAGGGCTACAGCCCGCCGGAGGTCTCCGCCATCGTCCTGATGAAGATGAAGCAGACGGCGGAGGACTACCTCGGTGAGCAGGTCTCCGAGGCGGTCATCACCGTCCCCGCCTACTTCAACGACAGCCAGCGTCAGGCCACCAAGGACGCCGGCCGCATCGCCGGGCTCAATGTCCTGCGCATCATCAACGAGCCCACCGCCGCGGCCCTGGCCTACGGCCTGGACAAGGTGCAGGAGGGTGGCACCGAGCGCATCGCCGTCTACGACCTGGGCGGCGGCACCTTCGATATCTCCATCCTGGAGCTGAACGCCGGCGTGTTCGAAGTGAAGAGCACCAACGGCGACACGTTCCTGGGCGGCGAGGACTTCGACCAGCGCCTCATCGACTACCTGGCCAAGCGCTTCGCGGAAGCCAACAACGGGCTGGACCTGCGCAAGGACCGCATGGCGCTGCAGCGCCTGAAGGAAGCCGCCGAGCGCGCCAAGCACGAGCTGTCCAGCGCGCCCGAGACGGAGGTGAACCTGCCGTTCATCACCGCGGATGCCTCCGGCCCCAAGCACCTCACGGAGACCGTGGACCGCGCCACCTTCGAGGCGCTGGTGACGGACCTCATCGACCGCACCATCGAGCCGTGCCGGATTGCCCTGAAGGACGCGGGCATTCCCGCGCAGCAAATCAATCAGGTGCTGCTGGTGGGCGGCATGACGCGCATGCCGCGCGTGCAGGCGAAGGTGAAGGAGTTCTTCGGCAGGGAGCCCCACAAGGGCATCAACCCGGACGAGGTCGTCGCCGTGGGCGCGGCCATCCAGGGCGGCGTGCTCAAGGGCGAGGTGAAGGACGTCCTCCTGCTGGACGTGACGCCGCTGTCGCTCGGTGTCGAGACGGCCGGCGGTGTCTTCACGAAAATCATCGACAAGAACACCACCATCCCCTGCAAGAAGAGCCAGGTGTTCTCCACCGCCGTGGACAACCAGCCGCTGGTGAGCGTGCACGTGCTCCAGGGCGAGCGTGAGATGGCGGCGGACAACAAGACGCTGGCGCGCTTCGAGCTGGTGGGCATTCCCCCAGCGCCGCGCGGCGTGCCGCAAATCGAGGTGTCGTTCGACATCGACGCCAACGGCATCGTCCACGTCAGCGCCAAGGACCTGGGCACCGGCAAGGTCCAGCAGGTGCGCGTGGTGAGCAACTCCGGCCTGTCCGAGGCGGAAATCCAGGCGATGATTTCCGACGCCCAGTCGCACGCCTCCGACGACAAGAAGAAGAAGGAGCTGGCGGAGCTGCGCAACAACGCCGACGGCCTCATCTACACGACGGAGAAGAGCCTGGAGGAGTACGCGAGCCTCCTGTCGGAGAAGGACCGCGAGGAAATCAAGGCGGACCTGGAGCGCCTCAAGGAGGTGCTCAACACCTCCGACGTGGCGGTGCTCAAGGAATCCTTCCAGCGCCTGGAGGGCAGCGCCTACCGCATCGCGGACGCCATCTACACGGGCCAGGCGAGCTGA
- a CDS encoding serine/threonine-protein kinase — translation MADVILEDCLERGLDLNSGLDVFLTQCARLVHARAGFVSLRGTRGPVLTRVLGEPGVDVLEAAHWQGVRKLDDGRTLFCTRLALGSLELGGLGLVVEGAFDGGGGLVMKLVEAIGEQLDSAVLGFLALTDGKGALERLDALTGEPPTASRGHIGRYEVVTPLGTGGMAQVLVARTRGPEGLGRLVALKRILPHLSSDPSIVQQFLDEARIGLRLSHPNLVHFYDFGEAEGAYYIAMELVRGVDLERLLRAAKGPLETAHAVAVVCQGLAGLHAAHGLQGEDGAPLELVHRDLSPHNLMVGFDGRVKVLDFGVAKARAQRTVTLPGIVKGKPLYMSPEQARGMRLDARSDLFAMGLVLYQSLIGARAFEKPDELATMHAICEEALPPRPSHISRALWDVLETALAKRPEARFGSAREMADRLADACRPANDSELVRLMAKHFPDRHREFMRLDRPASAGGRSQEETPIMRPRLRKSSP, via the coding sequence ATGGCCGACGTCATCCTGGAGGACTGCCTGGAGCGGGGCTTGGACCTGAACTCCGGGCTCGACGTGTTTCTCACGCAGTGTGCCCGGCTGGTGCATGCGCGCGCGGGCTTCGTGTCCCTGCGAGGGACGCGAGGCCCGGTGCTGACGCGGGTGCTGGGCGAGCCCGGGGTGGACGTCCTGGAGGCGGCGCACTGGCAAGGTGTCCGCAAGCTGGATGACGGCCGGACGCTCTTCTGCACGCGGCTGGCCCTGGGCAGCCTGGAGCTGGGGGGCCTGGGGCTGGTGGTGGAGGGCGCCTTCGACGGCGGCGGCGGGCTGGTGATGAAGCTGGTGGAGGCCATTGGCGAGCAGCTCGACAGCGCCGTGCTGGGCTTCCTCGCGCTGACGGACGGCAAGGGCGCGCTGGAGCGGCTGGATGCGCTCACCGGGGAGCCGCCTACGGCCTCGCGGGGCCACATTGGCCGCTATGAAGTGGTGACGCCCCTGGGCACCGGGGGCATGGCGCAGGTGCTGGTGGCGCGGACCCGAGGCCCGGAGGGCCTGGGCCGGCTGGTGGCCCTCAAGCGCATCCTCCCGCACCTGTCCTCGGACCCTTCCATCGTCCAGCAGTTCCTGGACGAGGCCCGCATCGGCCTGCGGCTCTCCCACCCCAACCTGGTGCACTTCTACGACTTCGGCGAGGCGGAGGGCGCGTACTACATCGCCATGGAGTTGGTGCGCGGCGTGGACCTGGAGCGGCTCCTCCGCGCGGCCAAGGGCCCGCTGGAGACGGCGCACGCGGTGGCCGTGGTGTGCCAGGGCCTGGCGGGGCTGCATGCGGCGCACGGGCTGCAGGGCGAGGACGGCGCGCCGCTCGAGCTGGTGCACCGGGATTTGTCCCCGCACAACCTCATGGTGGGGTTCGACGGGCGGGTGAAGGTGCTGGACTTCGGGGTGGCCAAGGCCCGCGCCCAGCGCACGGTGACGCTGCCGGGCATCGTGAAGGGCAAGCCGCTGTACATGTCCCCCGAGCAGGCGCGCGGCATGAGGCTGGATGCGCGCAGCGACCTGTTCGCCATGGGGCTCGTCCTCTACCAGTCGCTCATCGGCGCGCGGGCCTTCGAGAAGCCCGACGAGCTGGCCACCATGCACGCCATCTGCGAGGAGGCCCTTCCGCCGCGGCCTTCGCACATCTCCCGGGCGCTCTGGGATGTGCTGGAGACGGCACTGGCCAAGCGCCCCGAGGCGCGCTTCGGCAGCGCGCGGGAGATGGCGGACCGGCTGGCGGATGCCTGCCGTCCGGCGAACGACTCGGAGCTGGTGCGGCTCATGGCGAAGCACTTCCCCGACCGGCATCGCGAGTTCATGCGGTTGGACCGCCCTGCCTCCGCGGGAGGGCGGTCCCAGGAGGAAACGCCCATCATGCGGCCGCGGCTCCGGAAGTCCTCACCCTGA
- a CDS encoding YsnF/AvaK domain-containing protein codes for MYQRSDVNEGMVVRSIDGEKLGKVFAVGDGEFHIEKGLFFPKDYLVRYSEISRIDGSEIILSHGKEMLSRLTGEDRTGAVAGTGGGAGVGPGAVGLGADRAAARASTGMDATTDTVGRKDTYDTGYDTRLGTDARYGTGVDTDTAGLKATDTPVGARDIHGREEDITIPLHKEEVDVLKRDVQAGEVRVHKDVVEEDREMDVPVRRERVRVERRDVSPERPAMNASFQEETVVVPLRAEEVEVQKRAVVDEEVVIHKDEVDEERHISEHVRREEVDIRTEGSDERARTLNAPSDDPLKRGY; via the coding sequence ATGTACCAACGCAGCGACGTCAACGAAGGGATGGTCGTCCGCAGCATCGACGGCGAAAAGCTCGGCAAGGTCTTCGCCGTCGGCGACGGCGAATTCCACATCGAGAAGGGCCTCTTCTTCCCGAAGGACTACCTGGTCCGGTACTCGGAAATCAGTCGCATCGACGGCTCGGAAATCATCCTCAGCCACGGCAAGGAGATGCTGAGCCGGCTGACAGGTGAGGACCGCACGGGCGCCGTCGCCGGCACGGGGGGCGGCGCGGGTGTGGGTCCGGGCGCGGTGGGACTGGGCGCCGACCGGGCCGCGGCCCGCGCCAGCACGGGCATGGACGCCACCACGGACACGGTGGGCCGCAAGGACACCTACGACACGGGCTACGACACACGCCTGGGCACGGACGCCCGCTACGGCACCGGCGTGGACACGGACACCGCCGGCCTGAAAGCCACGGACACCCCGGTGGGCGCGCGGGACATCCACGGCCGCGAGGAGGACATCACCATCCCCCTGCACAAGGAGGAGGTGGACGTGCTCAAGCGGGACGTCCAGGCCGGTGAGGTCCGCGTCCACAAGGACGTGGTGGAGGAGGACCGGGAGATGGACGTGCCGGTGCGCCGCGAGCGCGTCCGCGTGGAGCGCCGGGACGTGAGCCCGGAACGCCCGGCGATGAATGCCTCGTTCCAGGAGGAGACCGTCGTCGTCCCCCTGCGCGCCGAGGAAGTCGAAGTCCAGAAGCGCGCCGTCGTCGACGAGGAGGTCGTCATCCACAAGGACGAGGTGGATGAGGAGCGCCACATCTCCGAGCACGTACGCCGGGAAGAGGTGGACATCCGCACCGAGGGCAGCGACGAGCGGGCGCGTACGCTGAACGCGCCCTCCGACGACCCGCTCAAGCGCGGGTACTGA